Proteins encoded in a region of the Polyodon spathula isolate WHYD16114869_AA chromosome 9, ASM1765450v1, whole genome shotgun sequence genome:
- the LOC121320714 gene encoding chromatin assembly factor 1 subunit B-like, whose protein sequence is MKVITCEIAWHNKEPVYSIDFQHGADGKINRLATAGVDTTVRMWKIEKGPDGKAIVEFLSNLARHSKAVNVVRFSPSSELLASGGDDAAILLWKLNDSKEPEQLAFQEDEDAQLNKEYWTVVKTLRGHIEDVYDISWTADGNFMVSGSVDNTAIMWDVNKGQKMTVFNEHKSYVQGVTWDPLGQYITTLSCDRVMRVYSTQTRKKTYNVSKMLSGAATEGEVKNYRMFHDDSMRSFFRRLTFTPDGSLLLVPAGCVEAGENVTNTTYVFSRKNLKRPIAHLPCPAKATLAVRCCPVFFELRSSFKDNSSQKQCNIFNLPYRLVFAVASEDSVFLYDTQQSIPFGYISNIHYHTLSDVTWSKDGSFLAVSSTDGYCSFVTFQNGELGTPLKQKPVFEMQTPVAAVEKKIKKVQRTALPVPRSVEASPASGRNSNIGALSPLLEGTPSRTLPGKETPSTPLSTKAIPSSSASKDMKPLSGKGSQPRRITLNTLEAWSKPSTPTGPTPRRIALTPVASPVLSNTVISTPPSTEEAKHERPSPPADLLCKPPEPKRPKTEESPVSGTPDRHHTESSKNTTQQQPPKDPETE, encoded by the exons ATGAAGGTTATCACTTGTGAAATAGCATGGCATAATAAAGAACCTGTGTACAGCATTGACTTCCAGCATGGAGCTGATGGGAAAATCAACCGGTTGGCTACTGCAGGTGTGGACACCACAGTTCGg ATGTGGAAGATTGAAAAGGGGCCCGATGGAAAGGCCATTGTGGAGTTTCTGTCTAACCTGGCCCGCCACTCGAAAGCTGTGAACGTGGTGCGGTTTTCCCCTAGCTCTGAGCTCCTGGCATCTGGAGGAGATG ATGCTGCAATTTTGCTGTGGAAGCTCAATGACAGCAAGGAACCAGAGCAGCTAGCCTTCCAAGAGGATGAAGATGCTCAGCTCAACAAAGAATACTGGACTGTTGTCAAAACATTGCG CGGTCACATAGAAGATGTGTATGATATCTCTTGGACAGCTGATGGGAACTTCATGGTCTCTGGATCTGTGGACAATACTGCAATTATGTGGGATGTCAATAAAG GACAGAAAATGACTGTTTTTAATGAGCACAAGAGCTATGTGCAGGGAGTTACCTGGGACCCCCTGGGACAGTACATCACCACCCTCAGCTGTGACAG GGTAATGAGGGTTTACAGCACACAGACCAGAAAAAAAACCTACAATGTCAGTAAGATGTTATCTGGGGCAGCGACAGAAGGAGAG GTGAAAAATTATCGAATGTTCCACGATGACAGCATGAGGTCTTTCTTCCGTAGACTCACTTTCACACCAGATGGGTCCTTGCTTCTCGTCCCAG ctggGTGTGTTGAAGCAGGAGAAAATGTCACAAACACAACTTATGTTTTCTCACGGAAAAACTTGAAAAG GCCTATAGCTCACCTTCCATGCCCTGCCAAAGCAACTCTGGCTGTACGCTGCTGTCCTGTCTTCTTTGAACTGAGATCATCCTTCAAAG ATAATTCCTCACAGAAACAGTGTAATATTTTTAACCTGCCCTATCGGCTGGTGTTTGCAGTTGCTTCTGAAGATTCAGTGTTCCTGTATGATACTCAGCAATCCATTCCCTTTGGTTACATTTCAAATATCCACTATCACACGCTTAGTGACGTCACCTG gtCGAAGGATGGTTCTTTCCTGGCTGTGTCCTCCACGGACGGGTACTGTTcctttgtaacatttcaaaatggaGAGCTGGGAACCCCTCTGAAGCAGAAGCCTGTGTTTGAAATGCAGACCCCAGTTGCAGCGGTGGAGAAAAAGATAAAGAAAGTACAGAGGACTGCATTACCAGTTCCTAGGTCAGTGGAAGCCAGCCCAGCGAGTGGCAGGAACAGCAATATTGGTGCTCTCAGCCCCCTGCTGGAGGGGACTCCATCGAGAACTTTGCCAGGGAAGGAGACCCCCTCCACCCCACTCAGCACCAAGGCAATCCCAAGCTCTTCTGCTTCTAAAGATATGAAGCCCCTTAGTGGCAAAGGCAGCCAGCCCCGGAGGATCACTCTCAACACACTAGAGGCCTGGAGCAAACCTAGCACGCCGACAGGACCCACACCCAG aagAATAGCACTGACCCCTGTTGCATCTCCAGTGCTGTCTAATACTGTGATTTCGACACCACCTTCTACGGAAGAGGCAAAACATG AGAGACCTTCCCCACCAGCTGATCTGCTCTGCAAGCCTCCAGAGCCGAAGAGGCCCAAGACAGAGGAGTCCCCGGTCTCTGGGACCCCTGACCGACACCACACTGAGAGCAGCAAGAACACCACGCAGCAACAACCACCCAAGGATCCCGAAACCGAGTGA
- the LOC121320715 gene encoding MORC family CW-type zinc finger protein 3-like isoform X1, translated as MAAQTDNGIPLSALCPKFLHTNSTSHTWPFSAIAELIDNAYDPDVNAKQLWIDKTLINGQTCLTFMDNGNGMDRDKMHKMLSFGFSDKLAVKGHVPVGLYGNGFKSGSMRLGRDALVFSKNGTSMSIGFLSQTYLAAIKSENVVVPIVTYYLGQRKSREESQASLNAILQYSLFNSERALISELEAIIGQRGTRIIIWNLRKSNEGKTEFDFDADKYDIRIPADVLDNINENYKRQERLDQTVPESDYSLRAYCSILYLKPRMQIILNGQKVKTQLISKSLAYIQKDTYKPSFLKNKNVVMTFGYNTKSKEQYGIMMYHRNRLIKAYVRVGGQLKASHEGVGVIGVVECNFLKPTHNKQDFDYTNEYRLTMQALGTKLGDYWNETTYKRKREDPTSSVPLEDTKKRPDQNWVQCDGCLKWRKLPDGIDPDRLPEKWYCHMNPNTQFRNCSVEEEPEDEDEIHVTYEKTYRQEKSNRIRQELTRQQMDEEKRKSEIKTMFSKLRKEKEALQRDHEALKRRLSENNCRITIPSQSLSAVAASGSNNTTLQIIDVRSLAAMRSPSIKRTMPVDTGDLNLKKMKLNGVNEEVETSIEDNDIVIVETKSTPKPCRKLDISRVKVERMDSLEPIGMRMECSDDSHLESENGCPSASSPLEQCMSITTQTEDKPHLIPKEEDNLPRDAIEVKEKVNNDEERWKKTLLAAQVQQDELLVLLDTTSQERDDYKNQVHTLTCQITDLQTRLQELQQKYLKKEVCHQYTEIDCQILGEMTMPGSDFCRLNQVEMAKVYEQTLKEMEGLREQCKVQQIVKADCSKCALSEKPNNNDDELALQLDDLFRQLDKCMQENKAYKAELEVLQQEKAQVMPQCEELRKTIENLRSEKQKSHENKGCSSAMPEGVMGNSEESWRLRSLRISVGKLLVSFVPALDLQQVNYESDVIDEILDQVLDQVTLTSSI; from the exons CTTTGTCCAAAGTTTCTGCATACAAATTCTACCAGTCACACCTGGCCCTTTAGTGCCATTGCTGAATTGATAG aTAACGCATATGATCCAGATGTGAATGCTAAGCAGCTGTGGATTGACAAGACACTGATTAATGGTCAAACCTGTTTGACTTTCATGGATAATGGAAATGGAATGGATCGGGACAAGATGCACAAAATGTTGAG cTTTGGCTTCAGTGACAAACTTGCTGTGAAGGGCCATGTTCCAGTTGGATTATATGGAAATGGATTTAAGTCTGGTTCTATGCGCCTGGGAAGAGATGCACTCGTTTTCAGTAAAAACGGCACAAGCATGAGCATAGGCTTTCTGTCTCAGACCTATCTTGCAGCCATCAAATCAGAGAATGTGGTTGTACCTATAGTAACCTACTACCTGGGCCAAC GGAAGAGCAGAGAAGAATCCCAGGCAAGTTTAAATGCAATACTGCAGTATTCGCTGTTCAATTCTGAAAGGGCACTCATTTCAGAACTGGAAGCCATTATAGGGCAGCGTGGAACAAGGATCATTATTTGGAATTTAAGAAA GTCTAATGAAGGGAAAACTGAATTTGATTTTGATGCTGACAAATATGACATCAGGATCCCAGCTGACGTGTTGGATAACATAAATGAGAACTACAAAAGGCAGGAAAGATTGGACCAGACTGTTCCGGAGAGTGACTACTCATTACGG gccTACTGCAGTATCTTGTACCTGAAACCCCGGATGCAGATTATTCTCAATGGACAAAAAGTGAAAACACAACTGATTTCTAAAAGTCTTGCATACATTCAAAAAGATACCTACAAACCATCATTTCTG aaaaacaaaaatgttgtcatGACTTTTGGCTATAACACAAAGAGCAAGGAGCAGTATGGTATTATGATGTACCATAGAAACCGCCTCATTAAAGCCTATGTGAGGGTTGGAGGTCAGCTCAAG gCCAGCCACGAAGGTGTGGGGGTAATTGGGGTTGTTGAGTGCAATTTTTTGAAACCAACTCATAATAAACAGGATTTTGACTACACCAATGAATACAG ACTAACCATGCAAGCATTGGGTACTAAACTCGGAGATTATTGGAATGAAACTACATACAAACGAAAGAGAGAAGACCCAACCAGCAGTGTACCATTAGAGGATACAAA GAAACGCCCTGATCAGAACTGGGTGCAGTGTGATGGTTGTTTGAAATGGAGAAAACTTCCTGATGGCATTGATCCAGACAGACTGCCTGAAAAGTGGTACTGCCATATGAACCCCAATACACAGTTTAG GAACTGCTCTGTAGAGGAAGAACCGGAAGATGAGGATGAAATCCATGTCACCTATGAGAAAACCTACAGACA gGAGAAGAGTAATAGGATCAGACAGGAGCTAACTAGACAGCAG ATGGACGAAGAAAAGAggaaatcagaaattaaaacaatgttttcaaaactcagaaaagaaaaagaagcactgCAAAGGGATCATGAGGCCCTGAAGAGAAGATTGAGTGAGAAT AATTGCAGAATAACAATACCCAGTCAGAGCTTGTCTGCCGTTGCTGCTTCAGGCAGTAACAACACAACCTTGCAGATCATTGATGTCCGATCGTTGGCTGCTATGAGAAGTCCAAG CATTAAACGAACAATGCCTGTGGACACCGGCGACCTGAATTTGAAGAAGATGAAATTGAACGGAGTCAACGAGGAGGTGGAAACCTCCATAGAAGACAATGATATTGTTATAGTTGAGACAAAGAGCACCCCAAAACCCTGTAGGAAGCTTGACATTTCCAGGGTCAAAGTGGAACGCATGGATAGCCTGGAGCCCATCGGCATGCGCATGGAATGCTCCGATGACAGCCACTTGGAGTCAGAGAATGGATGCCCCAGTGCCTCCTCTCCTCTGGAACAATGCATGTCCATAACGACTCAAACAGAAGACAAACCCCACTTGATCCCAAAAGAGGAGGACAATCTTCCTCGGGATGCTATAGAGGTGAAGGAGAAGGTAAACAACGATGAAGAGCGTTGGAAGAAAACCCTGTTGGCGGCTCAGGTGCAGCAGGATGAGCTATTAGTGCTATTAGACACCACATCCCAGGAAAGGGATGACTATAAGAATCAGGTTCACACTTTGACATGCCAGATAACCGATTTACAGACACGGCTTCAGGAATTACAGCAGAAGTACTTGAAGAAAGAAGTCTGCCATCAATACACTGAGATCGACTGCCAGATTCTGGGAGAGATGACAATGCCAGGGTCAGACTTTTGCCGGCTGAACCAAGTGGAGATGGCAAAAGTTTATGAGCAAACACTGAAGGAGATGGAGGGGTTGAGGGAGCAATGCAAAGTGCAGCAGATTGTGAAAGCTGATTGCAGTAAATGTGCTTTGTCAGAGAAACCTAACAATAATGATGATGAACTAGCCTTACAGCTAGATGACCTGTTCAGACAGCTGGATAAGTGTATGCAGGAAAATAAAGCATACAAGGCTGAA CTCGAGGTGCTTCAGCAGGAGAAAGCTCAGGTCATGCCACAGTGTGAAGAGTTAAGGAAGACCATTGAAAATCTGAGATCTGAAAAGCAAAAAAGTCACGAAAACAAGGGCTGCAGTTCAGCTATGCCTGAGGGTGTCATGGGCAACTCTGAAGAGAGTTG GAGACTAAGGTCCCTTCGGATTAGCGTAGGGAAGTTGCTGGTGAGCTTTGTTCCAGCTTTGGATTTGCAGCAAGTGAACTATGAGAGTGATGTTATTGATGAGATTTTGGACCAGGTGCTGGATCAAGTGACGTTAACCAGTTCAAtatga
- the LOC121320715 gene encoding MORC family CW-type zinc finger protein 3-like isoform X2, producing MAAQTDNGIPLSALCPKFLHTNSTSHTWPFSAIAELIDNAYDPDVNAKQLWIDKTLINGQTCLTFMDNGNGMDRDKMHKMLSFGFSDKLAVKGHVPVGLYGNGFKSGSMRLGRDALVFSKNGTSMSIGFLSQTYLAAIKSENVVVPIVTYYLGQRKSREESQASLNAILQYSLFNSERALISELEAIIGQRGTRIIIWNLRKSNEGKTEFDFDADKYDIRIPADVLDNINENYKRQERLDQTVPESDYSLRAYCSILYLKPRMQIILNGQKVKTQLISKSLAYIQKDTYKPSFLKNKNVVMTFGYNTKSKEQYGIMMYHRNRLIKAYVRVGGQLKASHEGVGVIGVVECNFLKPTHNKQDFDYTNEYRLTMQALGTKLGDYWNETTYKRKREDPTSSVPLEDTKKRPDQNWVQCDGCLKWRKLPDGIDPDRLPEKWYCHMNPNTQFRNCSVEEEPEDEDEIHVTYEKTYRQEKSNRIRQELTRQQMDEEKRKSEIKTMFSKLRKEKEALQRDHEALKRRLSENNCRITIPSQSLSAVAASGSNNTTLQIIDVRSLAAMRSPSIKRTMPVDTGDLNLKKMKLNGVNEEVETSIEDNDIVIVETKSTPKPCRKLDISRVKVERMDSLEPIGMRMECSDDSHLESENGCPSASSPLEQCMSITTQTEDKPHLIPKEEDNLPRDAIEVKEKVNNDEERWKKTLLAAQVQQDELLVLLDTTSQERDDYKNQVHTLTCQITDLQTRLQELQQKYLKKEVCHQYTEIDCQILGEMTMPGSDFCRLNQVEMAKVYEQTLKEMEGLREQCKVQQIVKADCSKCALSEKPNNNDDELALQLDDLFRQLDKCMQENKAYKAELEVLQQEKAQVMPQCEELRKTIENLRSEKQKSHENKGCSSAMPEGVMGNSEESCLVLF from the exons CTTTGTCCAAAGTTTCTGCATACAAATTCTACCAGTCACACCTGGCCCTTTAGTGCCATTGCTGAATTGATAG aTAACGCATATGATCCAGATGTGAATGCTAAGCAGCTGTGGATTGACAAGACACTGATTAATGGTCAAACCTGTTTGACTTTCATGGATAATGGAAATGGAATGGATCGGGACAAGATGCACAAAATGTTGAG cTTTGGCTTCAGTGACAAACTTGCTGTGAAGGGCCATGTTCCAGTTGGATTATATGGAAATGGATTTAAGTCTGGTTCTATGCGCCTGGGAAGAGATGCACTCGTTTTCAGTAAAAACGGCACAAGCATGAGCATAGGCTTTCTGTCTCAGACCTATCTTGCAGCCATCAAATCAGAGAATGTGGTTGTACCTATAGTAACCTACTACCTGGGCCAAC GGAAGAGCAGAGAAGAATCCCAGGCAAGTTTAAATGCAATACTGCAGTATTCGCTGTTCAATTCTGAAAGGGCACTCATTTCAGAACTGGAAGCCATTATAGGGCAGCGTGGAACAAGGATCATTATTTGGAATTTAAGAAA GTCTAATGAAGGGAAAACTGAATTTGATTTTGATGCTGACAAATATGACATCAGGATCCCAGCTGACGTGTTGGATAACATAAATGAGAACTACAAAAGGCAGGAAAGATTGGACCAGACTGTTCCGGAGAGTGACTACTCATTACGG gccTACTGCAGTATCTTGTACCTGAAACCCCGGATGCAGATTATTCTCAATGGACAAAAAGTGAAAACACAACTGATTTCTAAAAGTCTTGCATACATTCAAAAAGATACCTACAAACCATCATTTCTG aaaaacaaaaatgttgtcatGACTTTTGGCTATAACACAAAGAGCAAGGAGCAGTATGGTATTATGATGTACCATAGAAACCGCCTCATTAAAGCCTATGTGAGGGTTGGAGGTCAGCTCAAG gCCAGCCACGAAGGTGTGGGGGTAATTGGGGTTGTTGAGTGCAATTTTTTGAAACCAACTCATAATAAACAGGATTTTGACTACACCAATGAATACAG ACTAACCATGCAAGCATTGGGTACTAAACTCGGAGATTATTGGAATGAAACTACATACAAACGAAAGAGAGAAGACCCAACCAGCAGTGTACCATTAGAGGATACAAA GAAACGCCCTGATCAGAACTGGGTGCAGTGTGATGGTTGTTTGAAATGGAGAAAACTTCCTGATGGCATTGATCCAGACAGACTGCCTGAAAAGTGGTACTGCCATATGAACCCCAATACACAGTTTAG GAACTGCTCTGTAGAGGAAGAACCGGAAGATGAGGATGAAATCCATGTCACCTATGAGAAAACCTACAGACA gGAGAAGAGTAATAGGATCAGACAGGAGCTAACTAGACAGCAG ATGGACGAAGAAAAGAggaaatcagaaattaaaacaatgttttcaaaactcagaaaagaaaaagaagcactgCAAAGGGATCATGAGGCCCTGAAGAGAAGATTGAGTGAGAAT AATTGCAGAATAACAATACCCAGTCAGAGCTTGTCTGCCGTTGCTGCTTCAGGCAGTAACAACACAACCTTGCAGATCATTGATGTCCGATCGTTGGCTGCTATGAGAAGTCCAAG CATTAAACGAACAATGCCTGTGGACACCGGCGACCTGAATTTGAAGAAGATGAAATTGAACGGAGTCAACGAGGAGGTGGAAACCTCCATAGAAGACAATGATATTGTTATAGTTGAGACAAAGAGCACCCCAAAACCCTGTAGGAAGCTTGACATTTCCAGGGTCAAAGTGGAACGCATGGATAGCCTGGAGCCCATCGGCATGCGCATGGAATGCTCCGATGACAGCCACTTGGAGTCAGAGAATGGATGCCCCAGTGCCTCCTCTCCTCTGGAACAATGCATGTCCATAACGACTCAAACAGAAGACAAACCCCACTTGATCCCAAAAGAGGAGGACAATCTTCCTCGGGATGCTATAGAGGTGAAGGAGAAGGTAAACAACGATGAAGAGCGTTGGAAGAAAACCCTGTTGGCGGCTCAGGTGCAGCAGGATGAGCTATTAGTGCTATTAGACACCACATCCCAGGAAAGGGATGACTATAAGAATCAGGTTCACACTTTGACATGCCAGATAACCGATTTACAGACACGGCTTCAGGAATTACAGCAGAAGTACTTGAAGAAAGAAGTCTGCCATCAATACACTGAGATCGACTGCCAGATTCTGGGAGAGATGACAATGCCAGGGTCAGACTTTTGCCGGCTGAACCAAGTGGAGATGGCAAAAGTTTATGAGCAAACACTGAAGGAGATGGAGGGGTTGAGGGAGCAATGCAAAGTGCAGCAGATTGTGAAAGCTGATTGCAGTAAATGTGCTTTGTCAGAGAAACCTAACAATAATGATGATGAACTAGCCTTACAGCTAGATGACCTGTTCAGACAGCTGGATAAGTGTATGCAGGAAAATAAAGCATACAAGGCTGAA CTCGAGGTGCTTCAGCAGGAGAAAGCTCAGGTCATGCCACAGTGTGAAGAGTTAAGGAAGACCATTGAAAATCTGAGATCTGAAAAGCAAAAAAGTCACGAAAACAAGGGCTGCAGTTCAGCTATGCCTGAGGGTGTCATGGGCAACTCTGAAGAGAGTTG tcttgttttgttttga